Genomic window (Mesorhizobium sp. M4B.F.Ca.ET.058.02.1.1):
CGGACGGGCGCTGGAGGCGATCGCGGCGCAAAAGGGTTTTGTCGCGGTGATGGATTTCAGCCTGCAGGAACTCGCCAACCAGCTCACCGGCTCGGTGGTGAATTCCGGCACCGACCGGCTGGAGAATGCGGGCCGGCAGGGCATCCCGCAGATCGTCGCGCCCGGCGCCGTCGACATGGTGGATTTCCCGACCTGGCAAACGGTGCCCTCGCGTTTCATCGAGCGGCCCTACCATGCGCACAACCGGCTGCTCGCCTCGGTGACCTCGGACGCCTCGACCCGCAAGGAGATCGCGCGCGCCATCGGGGAGAAGCTCGCCGCGGCGACCGGCCCGACCGCCTTCATCCTGCCCGCCGGCGGCATCCAGCAATGGGACCAGGAAGGCGAGCCGCTGCATGACCCAGAGGCGCTGTCGGCCTTCGTCGAGGAGATGCGTGCCAGCGTGCCTGCCAATGCCGAGCTGCACGAGATCGCCGGACACATCAATGACGCCGCCTTCTGCGCCAAGGCGCTGGAGATCTTCGACCGCTGGGTCGCCGACGGCATAGTACCGCCGGGCCGCAGGCAAGCCGCATGAGCGGGTCGCTGCCAAAGGCGATGGTGCTCGATTTCGGCGGCGTAGTCACCCGCACGCTGTTCGAGACGCATGCGCTGACTGAGCGCGCGCTGGGTCTGGCGCCGGGCACGCTTGCCTGGCGCGGCCCGTTCGACCCGGCCTCCGATCCTTTGTGGCGGGCCATGCAGGCGGACGAGATCAGCGAGCGCGACTACTGGAGGACGCGCACGCGGGAGGTCGGCCAGCTGGTCGGCGAGGACTGGCGCGACATGTCGACCTTCGTGCAGCGGGCGCGCGGCGCCGACCCGCAGGCCGTAATCCGGCCCGAGGCAGAACGGGCGATCCGGACGGCGCACGCGGCCGGCATCAGGCTGGCCATCCTCTCCAACGAGCTCGACCTGTTCTACGGCACGCAGTTCCGCCAGCGGCTGCCGCTGCTCTCGCTGTTCGAGGCCATAGTCGACGCGACTTATACCAACGTCCTCAAGCCCGATCGCCTGGCCTATGCGATGGTCGGCGAGGCGCTGGAGCTGCCGCTTGGCGAATGCGTCTTCGTCGACGACCAGCAGCGCAACATCGACGGCGCCACCGCCGCCGGCATGCTGACCGTGCATTTCGACGTCGCCCAGCCGGCGCGAAGCTATGCCGAGGCGCTCGGCCATTTCGGCCTCGCCCTCCCCCAATTGGAAACCGGAGTTCCCACCGATGCGTGACATCAACTTCCTCACCGAGAACAACGCCAAGCCGATCTGG
Coding sequences:
- a CDS encoding HAD-IA family hydrolase yields the protein MPKAMVLDFGGVVTRTLFETHALTERALGLAPGTLAWRGPFDPASDPLWRAMQADEISERDYWRTRTREVGQLVGEDWRDMSTFVQRARGADPQAVIRPEAERAIRTAHAAGIRLAILSNELDLFYGTQFRQRLPLLSLFEAIVDATYTNVLKPDRLAYAMVGEALELPLGECVFVDDQQRNIDGATAAGMLTVHFDVAQPARSYAEALGHFGLALPQLETGVPTDA